One window of the Shewanella maritima genome contains the following:
- the flgD gene encoding flagellar hook assembly protein FlgD, giving the protein MSIINPYSQSVPQAAGTTSNTSAVTSASVQKETVVTGNSYLDGLRLQEEVVPENNNDQMLKQEDFFALLSQQLSMQDPFKPVDNDQMIAQMASFSTVDGIANLNEEIINLNTVMSSSQALQASGLVGRKVLVPSDTGHLSAESPEVKGVITTPSAVDTITVRVEDESGQTVATFEVDGSAGGNIDVSWDGLDKNGEPVPEGQYSLKATGNVDGTSEELPVSTYAHVTSVSLGTASTGAILNLRGIGGIKLSDVLAVSES; this is encoded by the coding sequence GTGAGCATTATTAATCCTTACAGCCAATCAGTGCCGCAAGCAGCGGGTACGACTTCAAACACCTCTGCGGTTACGAGTGCCTCTGTTCAAAAAGAAACTGTGGTTACGGGTAACTCATATTTAGATGGTTTGCGCTTGCAAGAAGAAGTGGTACCAGAAAACAACAATGACCAGATGCTTAAGCAAGAAGACTTCTTTGCTCTGCTCAGTCAGCAGTTGTCAATGCAAGACCCATTCAAGCCAGTTGACAATGACCAAATGATTGCGCAGATGGCGTCGTTTTCAACGGTAGATGGTATCGCAAACCTTAATGAAGAGATTATTAACTTAAATACAGTAATGAGCTCAAGTCAGGCGCTTCAAGCCTCTGGCCTTGTTGGCCGTAAAGTACTTGTGCCTTCTGATACAGGTCATTTGTCGGCAGAAAGCCCTGAAGTGAAAGGGGTGATCACGACGCCTTCCGCAGTCGACACTATCACGGTTCGAGTTGAGGATGAGTCTGGTCAGACAGTAGCGACATTTGAAGTAGATGGCAGCGCCGGCGGTAACATCGACGTGTCATGGGACGGTTTAGATAAAAATGGGGAACCAGTACCTGAGGGACAATACTCGCTCAAGGCCACTGGTAATGTAGATGGTACTTCAGAAGAGCTGCCTGTATCGACTTATGCTCACGTGACCAGCGTGTCATTGGGTACAGCGTCAACAGGTGCAATTTTGAATTTACGTGGTATAGGCGGCATTAAATTGTCTGATGTGCTAGCGGTATCTGAAAGCTAA
- the flgF gene encoding flagellar basal-body rod protein FlgF, with translation MDKFLYVAMTGAKQGMNALAVRANNLANANTDGFKADMNQARAMQAFGEGMPTRVFSMAESPGANFREGPIRTTGRDLDIAINGDGWMAVQAQDGSEAYTRAGSLKFDSTGLLVNSSDRAVMGEAGPIVLPLPIEKVHISGEGIISVRPQGATAEVIEEVGRIKFVNPGNDQMMRGDDGLFRLASGEVAATDPTVRVENGAVEGSNVNAVHEMVEMINIQRQYEMQVKMMKNAEELDRASSSLLRMS, from the coding sequence ATGGACAAATTTCTTTATGTCGCCATGACAGGGGCAAAACAAGGTATGAACGCACTTGCAGTGCGTGCCAATAACCTTGCCAACGCCAATACCGATGGCTTTAAAGCAGACATGAATCAGGCTCGCGCCATGCAAGCCTTTGGCGAAGGTATGCCTACCCGCGTGTTTTCTATGGCTGAAAGCCCTGGCGCAAACTTCAGAGAAGGCCCTATTCGCACCACAGGTCGTGATTTAGATATTGCCATTAACGGTGATGGTTGGATGGCGGTGCAAGCGCAAGATGGCAGCGAAGCTTATACCCGCGCGGGCAGTTTAAAGTTTGATAGCACAGGTTTGCTTGTTAACAGCTCAGATCGAGCGGTGATGGGAGAGGCCGGTCCTATCGTATTGCCACTGCCGATTGAAAAGGTTCATATTTCCGGTGAAGGCATTATTTCTGTACGCCCACAAGGTGCTACAGCTGAAGTGATTGAAGAGGTTGGCCGGATTAAATTCGTTAACCCAGGCAACGATCAAATGATGCGCGGTGATGATGGCTTGTTCCGTTTAGCTTCCGGTGAAGTTGCAGCAACAGACCCAACAGTGCGTGTTGAAAATGGCGCAGTTGAGGGTAGCAATGTTAATGCTGTTCACGAGATGGTTGAGATGATCAACATTCAGCGTCAGTACGAAATGCAAGTCAAGATGATGAAAAATGCGGAAGAGCTAGACCGCGCGTCATCATCATTATTAAGAATGAGTTAG
- the flgE gene encoding flagellar hook protein FlgE has product MSFNIALSGIAAAQKDLNTTANNIANANTIGFKESRAEFADVYANSIFSNSKTAVGGGATTTQVAQQFHQGSLQFTNNSLDMAISGGGFFVTSSEIGTQDHAFTRAGAFKVDTNNYMVDSAGNFLQGFPVDEDGNSTSVSLTTTQPIKIPDTAGSPVMTSNVGLQMNLNVGESELDPAAFDPNDSDTFNSSTSVTVYDSLGEAHIMTTYFVKPQGGSHTGESNWVAYYAVDGKPVNMTGGTAGTYPQDTTGDGNPDSTGTAQTTGGWSGSVVKFNDVGAFTGTDPAVLTTEVLGVNGADVLGPGADGSQTITINYNNPTQYASPFEVTELTQDGTTVGRLTNVNIGSDGLVNASYSNGSSVPLARVALVRFANEQGLTQVGNTSWKASLDSGPALAGEANSGTFGSIRSSALEQSNVDLTTELVDLISAQRNFQANSRTLEVNNTLNQTVLQIR; this is encoded by the coding sequence ATGTCATTTAATATTGCATTGAGTGGTATTGCAGCAGCACAAAAAGACTTGAATACTACCGCGAACAACATTGCGAACGCTAACACGATTGGTTTTAAAGAATCTCGTGCAGAGTTTGCTGACGTGTACGCCAATTCTATTTTCTCCAACAGTAAAACAGCAGTTGGTGGTGGTGCGACAACAACGCAAGTGGCGCAGCAATTTCATCAAGGAAGCTTACAGTTCACTAATAACTCGTTAGATATGGCGATTAGCGGTGGCGGCTTCTTTGTGACGTCATCTGAAATTGGAACCCAGGACCATGCATTTACTCGTGCCGGTGCATTTAAAGTTGATACTAACAACTATATGGTCGACTCAGCGGGTAACTTCTTGCAAGGCTTCCCAGTAGATGAAGACGGTAATTCGACTTCGGTGAGCTTAACCACTACTCAACCGATTAAAATCCCTGATACTGCAGGTAGTCCTGTAATGACCTCTAACGTGGGTCTGCAGATGAACCTTAACGTAGGTGAGAGTGAGTTAGACCCTGCAGCGTTCGATCCAAATGACTCAGACACCTTTAATAGCTCTACCTCAGTGACCGTTTATGATTCGCTAGGTGAAGCTCACATTATGACCACTTACTTTGTCAAGCCTCAAGGCGGCTCGCATACAGGTGAGAGTAACTGGGTTGCATACTACGCAGTAGATGGTAAGCCGGTAAATATGACTGGTGGTACAGCAGGTACTTACCCACAAGATACAACCGGTGACGGTAACCCTGATTCAACGGGTACTGCGCAAACAACTGGTGGTTGGTCTGGTAGTGTTGTTAAGTTTAACGATGTAGGTGCATTTACTGGTACAGACCCTGCAGTACTCACAACTGAAGTGTTAGGTGTAAACGGTGCTGATGTATTGGGTCCTGGCGCTGATGGTTCACAAACAATTACGATTAACTATAACAACCCAACTCAGTATGCATCGCCATTTGAGGTAACAGAGTTAACTCAAGACGGCACCACGGTTGGCCGTTTGACGAATGTAAACATTGGTAGTGATGGTCTGGTTAATGCCAGCTACAGTAACGGTTCTAGTGTACCGCTTGCACGTGTTGCATTGGTACGTTTTGCTAACGAGCAAGGCTTAACTCAGGTGGGTAACACTTCGTGGAAAGCCAGCCTAGACTCAGGCCCAGCGCTTGCTGGTGAAGCAAACAGCGGCACATTTGGTAGCATTCGTTCATCAGCGCTAGAGCAGTCGAACGTTGACTTAACCACTGAGTTGGTTGACTTAATTTCTGCACAGCGTAACTTCCAGGCTAACTCGCGTACCCTAGAAGTGAACAACACCCTTAACCAAACAGTGTTGCAGATCCGCTAA
- the flgJ gene encoding flagellar assembly peptidoglycan hydrolase FlgJ: MDKLSNSSHFLDLGGLDSLRAQAQKDEKGALTAAAKQFEGIFIQMLMKSMRDANAAFKADSPFNSQTTEFFEQMRDQQMSVDLSSKGMLGLAELMVQQLDPASSNVKPASVLRNGTDSDVTGLATQAVDYSRNKLRINTAQPAQADIDNLQNTGLSSSFQAGIAGAQAAGFNPDEEFNAQQQMQSILQGNIGASQALATNYSSAMNAGFGGKLQSGKSLPNSSSSMQGFDSPEQFVSTLYPYAKKAAQSLGTTPEVLIAQSALETGWGQKVIKGADGAPSNNLFNIKADKRWQGDKAQVSTLEYEQGVAVKQKADFRVYDSIEHSFNDFVEFISGSERYQQATNVAAKPEQFIKELQQAGYATDPQYANKVIRVMQSVTQSVKSMLPGENN; this comes from the coding sequence ATGGATAAGCTGTCAAATTCATCGCATTTTCTGGATCTAGGGGGCCTAGATTCACTGCGCGCCCAAGCCCAGAAAGATGAAAAAGGGGCTTTGACAGCAGCCGCCAAGCAGTTTGAAGGTATCTTTATTCAAATGCTGATGAAAAGTATGCGTGATGCCAATGCCGCCTTTAAGGCTGATAGCCCCTTTAACAGCCAGACTACCGAGTTTTTCGAGCAGATGCGCGACCAACAAATGTCGGTGGATTTATCTTCCAAAGGCATGTTGGGACTCGCAGAGTTGATGGTGCAGCAGTTAGACCCTGCATCGAGCAATGTTAAACCCGCATCTGTACTGCGAAATGGTACTGACAGCGATGTGACGGGTTTAGCAACTCAGGCGGTAGACTACTCGCGCAATAAGCTGCGAATTAATACGGCTCAGCCAGCCCAGGCTGATATAGATAACCTTCAAAATACAGGTTTATCTAGCAGTTTCCAGGCAGGTATTGCCGGGGCGCAAGCTGCAGGTTTTAACCCTGATGAAGAGTTTAATGCCCAACAGCAGATGCAAAGTATTTTGCAAGGCAATATTGGGGCATCACAAGCGCTTGCCACTAACTATTCATCAGCAATGAACGCTGGTTTTGGCGGCAAGCTACAAAGCGGCAAAAGCTTGCCTAATTCATCATCGTCTATGCAGGGTTTTGATAGCCCTGAGCAATTTGTTTCAACACTTTATCCATATGCCAAAAAAGCGGCGCAATCACTTGGCACTACGCCTGAAGTATTAATTGCCCAATCTGCGCTAGAAACTGGCTGGGGACAAAAGGTGATTAAAGGCGCTGACGGCGCGCCGAGCAATAACTTATTTAATATTAAAGCAGATAAGCGCTGGCAAGGCGACAAAGCGCAGGTTAGCACGCTGGAATATGAGCAAGGTGTTGCAGTAAAGCAAAAAGCTGATTTTAGAGTTTATGACAGCATTGAGCACAGTTTTAACGATTTTGTGGAATTTATTAGTGGTAGCGAACGCTACCAACAAGCAACGAATGTTGCCGCCAAGCCTGAGCAGTTTATCAAGGAATTACAACAAGCAGGCTACGCGACCGACCCACAATATGCCAACAAGGTAATTAGAGTCATGCAATCAGTCACGCAAAGTGTCAAGTCGATGTTACCTGGGGAGAATAACTAA
- the flgG gene encoding flagellar basal-body rod protein FlgG: MHPALWISKTGLDAQQTDISVISNNVANASTVGFKKSRAVFEDLLYQTVNQAGGVSADNTKLPNGLNMGAGTKVVATQKMFTQGNMLTTDNALDLMIEGSGFFEVQLPDGNTAYTRNGQFSLDDTGQIVTPGSGYVVQPAITIPEDATSITVSSQGEVSVMTAGATESQVVGQLSMSDFINPAGLDPFGQNLYTETGASGAPIQGTPSENGLGAIRQGALETSNVNVTEELVNLIQSQRIYEMNSKVISAVDQMLSYVNQNL; this comes from the coding sequence ATGCACCCAGCACTCTGGATCAGTAAAACCGGCCTTGATGCTCAGCAAACCGATATCTCTGTTATTTCTAACAATGTCGCTAATGCTAGCACTGTAGGCTTTAAGAAAAGCCGCGCTGTATTTGAAGACCTGCTATATCAGACTGTAAACCAAGCTGGTGGCGTTAGCGCTGACAACACCAAGTTGCCAAATGGTTTGAATATGGGCGCAGGTACTAAAGTTGTTGCCACTCAAAAAATGTTTACCCAGGGCAATATGCTTACTACTGACAATGCGCTGGATCTAATGATTGAAGGTTCTGGCTTTTTTGAAGTGCAGCTACCTGATGGCAATACCGCTTATACCCGTAACGGTCAGTTTAGTTTGGATGATACTGGTCAAATCGTGACGCCAGGTTCAGGGTATGTGGTTCAACCCGCAATCACCATTCCTGAAGATGCCACCAGTATTACGGTATCGTCGCAAGGTGAAGTGTCTGTGATGACCGCTGGCGCAACCGAAAGTCAGGTAGTTGGCCAGCTTTCTATGTCTGATTTCATTAACCCTGCGGGTTTAGACCCGTTTGGTCAAAACCTGTACACAGAAACTGGTGCCAGTGGTGCACCTATTCAAGGTACACCATCTGAAAACGGCTTAGGTGCCATTCGTCAAGGCGCGCTGGAAACGTCGAATGTAAACGTTACTGAAGAGCTGGTGAACTTGATCCAGTCACAACGTATTTACGAGATGAATTCGAAAGTGATTTCAGCGGTTGACCAGATGCTGTCTTACGTTAACCAAAACTTATAG
- a CDS encoding flagellar basal body P-ring protein FlgI, giving the protein MKTKLILCIALIAMTLSSSTFAQRLKDIANIQGVRSNQLVGYGLVVGLPGTGEKTRYTEQTFKTMLKNFGINLPENVNPKIKNVAVVAVHAEMPAFIKPGQNLDVTVSSLGEAKSLRGGSLLQTFLKGVDGNVYAIAQGSLVVSGFSAEGLDGSQVIQNTPTVGRIPGGAIVERSVASPFANGDHLTFNLRRADFSTAKRTADAINGLLGPGMARAIDASSIQVSAPRDASQRVSFLATLENIEVEPADESAKVIVNSRTGTIVVGQKVKLLPAAVTHGGLTVTIAEATQVSQPNPFAGGQTVVTTESTIDVDESDNRMFMFNPGTTLDELVRAVNLVGAAPSDVLAILEALKMAGALHGELIII; this is encoded by the coding sequence ATGAAAACCAAATTGATTCTTTGTATCGCACTCATTGCGATGACATTAAGCTCATCCACTTTCGCGCAGCGACTAAAAGATATTGCCAACATCCAAGGTGTGCGTAGCAACCAACTGGTAGGTTATGGTTTAGTCGTGGGTTTGCCAGGTACCGGTGAGAAAACTCGCTATACCGAACAAACCTTTAAAACCATGCTTAAAAACTTCGGTATTAACTTACCTGAAAACGTTAACCCTAAGATTAAAAACGTGGCGGTAGTGGCTGTTCACGCTGAAATGCCAGCGTTTATTAAGCCAGGTCAAAACCTTGACGTTACCGTGTCAAGTTTAGGTGAAGCTAAGAGTTTACGTGGTGGCTCACTGCTGCAAACCTTCTTAAAAGGGGTTGATGGCAACGTGTATGCTATCGCGCAAGGTTCGCTGGTAGTTTCAGGTTTTAGCGCTGAAGGTTTAGACGGCTCGCAAGTTATTCAAAATACACCAACCGTGGGACGTATCCCAGGTGGCGCGATTGTTGAGCGCAGTGTCGCATCACCATTTGCCAATGGCGACCATTTAACCTTCAACTTACGCCGAGCAGATTTCTCTACTGCTAAAAGAACTGCTGATGCGATTAACGGGTTACTTGGCCCAGGTATGGCACGCGCGATTGACGCTAGCTCAATTCAAGTTAGCGCACCGCGTGATGCATCACAGCGCGTCTCTTTTCTTGCCACATTGGAAAACATTGAAGTCGAGCCAGCTGATGAATCAGCCAAGGTAATCGTTAATTCCCGTACCGGCACTATTGTTGTTGGCCAAAAGGTTAAGTTGTTGCCTGCTGCGGTAACACATGGTGGTCTTACTGTCACCATTGCTGAGGCAACTCAGGTGTCGCAGCCTAATCCATTTGCGGGCGGGCAAACTGTGGTGACCACCGAAAGCACCATTGATGTAGATGAAAGCGACAATCGTATGTTTATGTTCAATCCAGGCACGACTTTAGATGAGTTGGTTCGAGCGGTGAATTTAGTCGGCGCTGCGCCATCGGATGTATTGGCAATTTTAGAAGCACTAAAAATGGCAGGTGCTTTGCATGGTGAACTCATCATCATCTAA
- the flgM gene encoding flagellar biosynthesis anti-sigma factor FlgM, translated as MAIDINKLKTATSTPLQTSRQAKASQDAGSGAKTEQASSAVKGDSVSITSQAQGLQSAQSKMAALPDVDQAKIAEIKQAISEGRYKVDPEKLAANIASFEAQLDGLNLNEE; from the coding sequence ATGGCAATTGACATTAACAAATTAAAAACGGCCACCAGCACGCCTTTGCAGACTTCTCGTCAAGCAAAAGCAAGCCAAGATGCTGGCAGCGGTGCTAAAACTGAGCAGGCAAGCTCTGCAGTCAAAGGTGACTCAGTAAGCATTACTTCGCAAGCTCAAGGTTTACAAAGCGCACAAAGTAAAATGGCAGCATTACCAGATGTTGATCAGGCTAAGATTGCTGAAATCAAACAAGCAATTTCAGAAGGTCGCTATAAAGTAGACCCTGAAAAACTAGCGGCAAACATTGCTAGTTTCGAAGCCCAGCTCGACGGCCTGAATTTAAACGAAGAGTAA
- a CDS encoding chemotaxis protein CheV, giving the protein MSSILESVNKRTQLVGQNRLELLLFKLNGRQRFGINVFKVKEVLQCPPLTSLPKLNSYIKGVAHIRGATISVIDLSAATGGRPLESTENCFIIISEYNRSVQGFLVSSVERIINMNWEAIMPPPQGAGRYSYLTAVTEIENELVEILDVEKILDEISPVKTAISEEVDETLTIDREQNYHIMVIDDSAVARKQIIRSLESLNLQIDTAKDGKEALDKLKAVAEEMTDVSEEIPLIISDIEMPEMDGYTLTAEIRDDPKLKNIKVVLHTSLSGVFNQAMVEKVGANDFIAKFNPDELAEAVNKHLSV; this is encoded by the coding sequence ATGTCGAGTATTCTTGAGTCTGTAAATAAACGTACGCAACTGGTTGGTCAAAATAGATTAGAACTGCTGCTGTTTAAATTAAATGGTCGTCAGCGCTTTGGGATTAACGTCTTCAAAGTGAAAGAGGTGCTGCAGTGTCCGCCGCTCACGAGTCTGCCAAAATTAAATTCTTATATTAAAGGTGTTGCCCATATTCGTGGGGCAACCATTTCAGTGATTGACTTAAGTGCGGCAACAGGTGGCCGTCCGTTAGAGTCGACTGAAAACTGCTTTATTATCATTTCTGAATATAACCGCAGTGTTCAAGGCTTCCTAGTGAGTTCAGTCGAGCGCATTATTAATATGAACTGGGAAGCGATTATGCCGCCGCCACAAGGTGCGGGTCGTTACTCATACTTAACTGCAGTGACAGAAATTGAAAATGAGCTCGTCGAGATTTTAGATGTAGAGAAAATCTTAGATGAAATCTCACCAGTAAAAACTGCTATTAGTGAAGAAGTTGACGAAACACTGACTATAGACCGTGAGCAGAACTACCACATTATGGTAATTGATGACTCTGCTGTCGCACGTAAGCAGATTATTCGCTCGCTTGAGTCATTGAACTTACAGATTGATACTGCAAAAGACGGTAAAGAAGCGTTAGATAAGCTTAAAGCAGTTGCTGAGGAGATGACGGATGTGTCTGAAGAGATCCCGCTTATCATCTCAGACATCGAAATGCCAGAGATGGACGGGTATACATTAACGGCAGAAATCCGTGATGACCCTAAACTGAAGAACATTAAAGTGGTACTACACACTTCATTAAGTGGCGTATTCAATCAGGCTATGGTTGAAAAAGTTGGCGCTAACGACTTTATTGCTAAGTTTAACCCTGACGAGCTCGCCGAAGCCGTTAACAAGCACCTGAGTGTATAA
- the flgA gene encoding flagellar basal body P-ring formation chaperone FlgA, with product MKVKILLFCLLITHTLPLSANQSPANEANKGEAQQSIVTPNLSTIDMLAKEVISKKIAPKPNAKVTITPQNLEGRQQPPRCYEPISANLATDREISRTNTVKISCDSPDLAYPWQIYVAVRVAIEYPVVVAKEVLSPKTVLSSSQLTLAYMDQYSLRGEYYSSIDELVGTRVKRKTSQGSPLLKRSLCFVCKGDAISIWAKTDTLQIKTTGEAMRDGNIGDVIKVKNTNSNKQLDAQVIGIGEVEVKM from the coding sequence ATGAAAGTAAAAATTTTATTATTTTGTTTGCTGATAACCCATACCTTGCCGTTAAGTGCCAATCAATCACCGGCAAACGAAGCAAATAAAGGTGAGGCTCAGCAAAGCATCGTTACTCCTAACTTATCGACCATAGATATGTTAGCTAAAGAGGTGATTTCTAAAAAAATTGCGCCAAAGCCCAATGCAAAAGTAACGATTACGCCGCAAAACCTAGAAGGCCGCCAGCAACCACCAAGATGCTATGAACCGATTTCAGCAAACCTGGCAACAGATAGAGAAATCTCGCGTACTAATACGGTAAAAATTAGCTGCGATAGCCCCGACCTTGCTTACCCATGGCAAATCTATGTCGCCGTGCGAGTCGCGATTGAATATCCGGTTGTCGTGGCCAAAGAAGTGCTGTCACCAAAAACGGTATTGTCATCAAGCCAACTCACTCTGGCGTACATGGATCAATACAGCCTTCGCGGTGAATATTACTCGAGCATCGATGAGCTTGTTGGCACTAGAGTTAAACGCAAAACCAGTCAAGGCTCACCGCTGTTAAAGCGTAGCCTTTGTTTCGTATGCAAAGGCGATGCAATTTCTATTTGGGCGAAAACCGATACGCTACAAATAAAAACCACAGGCGAAGCCATGCGTGATGGTAATATAGGCGATGTGATCAAAGTCAAAAATACAAACTCTAACAAACAGTTAGATGCGCAAGTGATTGGCATTGGCGAAGTAGAAGTTAAAATGTAA
- a CDS encoding CheR family methyltransferase — MTNKSLAESEYNQFRLFLEQHSGIVLGENKQYLVRSRLAPLMGKYNLPSLSEVVKRSMKPTERQMRAEVIDAMTTNETLWFRDRYPFELLQNTLLPNYGKLGRPLKIWSAACSSGQEPYSLAMTVLEYQQRKPGALSGGASIQATDLSPSMLERCKEAEYDSLALARGLSEERKRQFFDALPSGNMKVKANVKRLVNFRAHNLLESYSLLGKYDIIFCRNVLIYFAPEAKAKILRQFAAALNPKGILFLGASESIAGLTDEFDMVRCNPGIYYQKKS; from the coding sequence GTGACTAATAAATCACTTGCTGAATCAGAGTATAATCAATTTAGGCTTTTCTTAGAGCAGCACAGCGGAATTGTGCTCGGTGAGAACAAGCAATATTTGGTGCGAAGTCGACTAGCGCCGTTAATGGGTAAGTATAACTTGCCGTCTTTATCTGAAGTGGTTAAACGTTCAATGAAACCTACCGAGCGGCAAATGCGCGCCGAGGTGATTGATGCTATGACCACCAATGAAACCTTGTGGTTTCGTGACCGATACCCATTTGAGTTGCTACAAAATACTTTACTGCCGAATTACGGCAAGTTAGGCAGACCGTTGAAAATTTGGTCTGCGGCTTGCTCTTCAGGCCAAGAGCCATATTCGTTAGCTATGACTGTGCTGGAGTATCAGCAACGTAAGCCTGGTGCATTATCGGGCGGGGCGTCAATTCAAGCGACTGACTTGTCACCATCAATGCTAGAGCGGTGTAAAGAGGCTGAGTATGACAGCTTAGCATTAGCTCGTGGCTTGTCTGAAGAGCGCAAGCGTCAGTTTTTTGATGCTTTGCCATCGGGCAATATGAAGGTTAAAGCTAATGTGAAGCGCCTAGTCAATTTCCGCGCTCATAATCTTCTTGAAAGCTATAGTTTGTTGGGTAAATACGACATTATTTTTTGTCGTAACGTATTGATTTACTTCGCTCCTGAAGCAAAAGCTAAAATACTGCGGCAATTTGCTGCCGCTTTGAACCCAAAAGGGATTCTGTTTTTAGGGGCTTCTGAGTCAATTGCTGGATTGACTGACGAATTTGACATGGTGCGTTGTAATCCAGGGATTTATTACCAAAAGAAATCTTAA
- the flgB gene encoding flagellar basal body rod protein FlgB: protein MAINFDKALGVHQHSLGIRAQRAEVLSSNIANADTPHYKAQDVNFEAAMKAATSRQKGLSMSQTSEKHFDLAALSRQHVQYRVPNQPDTGDGNTVDMQQEQSAFMQNSLEYQMSLGFLDGKFKGMRKALTGQ, encoded by the coding sequence ATGGCGATTAATTTTGATAAAGCATTAGGAGTACACCAACACTCGCTCGGTATTCGTGCCCAGCGTGCTGAGGTACTTTCTAGCAATATCGCTAATGCCGATACTCCTCACTATAAAGCGCAAGACGTTAACTTTGAGGCGGCAATGAAAGCGGCAACTTCTCGCCAGAAGGGGCTATCAATGTCGCAAACGTCAGAAAAACACTTTGATCTTGCCGCATTAAGTCGTCAACACGTGCAGTACCGGGTACCAAATCAACCCGATACCGGAGACGGCAATACAGTTGATATGCAACAAGAGCAATCAGCCTTTATGCAAAATTCACTCGAGTATCAGATGTCACTTGGTTTTCTAGATGGCAAGTTTAAAGGCATGCGTAAGGCATTAACGGGGCAATAA
- the flgH gene encoding flagellar basal body L-ring protein FlgH has translation MGKYLFMGTLILMVGCSSTQNKPIPDDPYYAPVYPDAPPTKVQNTGSIFMDAHASSLYSDIRAHKVGDIITVVLRESTQATKSANNEMKKDNSIGVEPVYAGGKNVTVKGVPIDFRYSDSMNTKREADADQSNSLNGSISANVMQVLGNGNLVIRGEKWISINNGDEFIRVTGIVRSEDITPDNTIESTRVANARIQYSGTGTFAESQQVGWLSQFFYGKWWPF, from the coding sequence ATGGGTAAGTATCTTTTTATGGGCACGCTGATATTGATGGTCGGCTGCAGCTCTACTCAAAATAAACCAATTCCGGACGATCCGTATTACGCGCCTGTGTATCCGGACGCACCGCCGACTAAGGTGCAAAATACCGGCTCTATTTTTATGGACGCCCATGCTTCAAGCCTGTATTCCGATATTCGCGCCCATAAGGTTGGCGACATTATTACTGTGGTGCTAAGAGAGTCAACTCAGGCAACGAAAAGCGCCAATAACGAGATGAAAAAAGATAACTCGATTGGTGTTGAGCCAGTTTATGCCGGTGGTAAAAACGTCACAGTCAAAGGCGTTCCAATTGATTTTCGCTATTCAGATAGCATGAACACCAAGCGTGAAGCCGATGCCGACCAATCAAACAGCTTAAACGGCAGTATCTCTGCCAATGTGATGCAGGTGCTAGGTAACGGTAACTTAGTTATTCGCGGCGAAAAGTGGATATCTATCAATAATGGTGATGAGTTCATTCGCGTGACTGGCATTGTACGTAGTGAAGACATCACTCCAGACAACACGATTGAGTCAACTCGCGTGGCCAATGCGCGTATTCAATATAGCGGTACTGGCACCTTTGCCGAGTCACAGCAAGTTGGTTGGCTAAGTCAGTTCTTCTATGGCAAATGGTGGCCATTCTAG
- the flgC gene encoding flagellar basal body rod protein FlgC, with translation MSLFNIFNVSGSGMSAQSVRLNTTASNIANADSVSSSIDQTYRARHPVFEAEMKKAQGQQTGNHSVKVAGIVESDKPLLKEFAPDHPMADNDGFIYKPNVNVMEEMADMISASRSYQMNVQVADATKNMLQQTLRMGK, from the coding sequence ATGAGCTTATTTAATATCTTTAATGTATCTGGTTCAGGCATGTCTGCTCAGTCAGTAAGACTCAATACTACTGCCAGTAATATCGCTAATGCCGATTCTGTATCAAGCAGTATTGACCAAACTTATCGCGCTCGCCACCCAGTTTTTGAGGCCGAAATGAAAAAGGCACAGGGTCAACAAACTGGCAATCACAGCGTGAAAGTTGCGGGTATCGTTGAGAGCGACAAGCCGCTACTTAAAGAATTTGCTCCTGATCATCCTATGGCTGACAACGATGGTTTCATTTACAAGCCAAACGTGAATGTGATGGAAGAAATGGCAGATATGATTTCTGCGTCGCGCTCGTATCAAATGAATGTCCAGGTGGCGGATGCAACTAAGAATATGTTGCAGCAAACGCTTCGCATGGGTAAGTAA